Proteins from a single region of Chloroflexota bacterium:
- a CDS encoding iron-regulated protein: protein MRRIVLVVVASLMAGLLAACGESGPTTELKQDVVTNYANGVHHLYAQSLSSAQAMDRAIDRFLAEPTAAHLEAAKRMWLIARDDYGPTEAFRFYDGPIDHPEDGPEGLINAWPLDEAYIDYVVDNPSAGIINDAETFPVINADLLVSLNEEGGEANVSTGWHAIEFLLWGQDLSVAGPGERSIEDFTTAANADRRATYLAVASDLLLQHLQDMVDAWAPGRGDNYRAEFTSVDTDEALRRIITGIGELSRGELAGERMTVAYEARSQEDEHSCFSDNTTADIVGNALGIQMVFLGNFGQVAGPGIMDLIEAQDAEIAEQLAAQIERSVNLTKAIEAPFDQHLLEGVSDADDGRKAVLDAIVALEEQTDTIVGAAQALGITISVS, encoded by the coding sequence GTGCGAAGAATCGTTCTGGTCGTGGTGGCGAGTCTCATGGCCGGGCTGCTGGCAGCCTGCGGCGAAAGCGGACCCACCACCGAGCTGAAGCAGGACGTGGTGACGAACTACGCCAACGGCGTCCACCACCTGTATGCGCAGAGCCTGAGCTCAGCGCAGGCCATGGACCGGGCCATTGACCGATTCCTGGCAGAGCCCACGGCGGCGCATCTCGAAGCCGCCAAGCGCATGTGGCTGATCGCCCGCGACGACTATGGGCCGACCGAAGCGTTCCGCTTCTACGATGGTCCCATCGACCATCCGGAGGATGGTCCCGAAGGGCTGATCAACGCCTGGCCGCTGGATGAGGCGTACATCGACTACGTCGTCGACAATCCGAGCGCCGGCATCATCAATGACGCAGAGACCTTTCCGGTCATCAACGCCGATCTGCTGGTGTCGCTGAACGAAGAGGGCGGCGAGGCGAATGTGTCGACGGGCTGGCACGCCATCGAGTTCTTGCTGTGGGGCCAGGACCTGAGCGTGGCCGGACCGGGCGAACGGTCCATCGAAGACTTCACCACGGCCGCGAACGCCGACCGCCGCGCCACGTATCTGGCGGTTGCGTCGGACCTGCTGCTGCAGCATCTGCAGGACATGGTGGACGCGTGGGCGCCCGGTCGCGGTGACAACTACCGCGCCGAGTTCACCTCGGTCGACACGGACGAGGCTCTGCGTCGAATCATCACCGGCATCGGTGAGCTGAGCCGCGGCGAACTGGCCGGCGAGCGCATGACCGTGGCCTACGAGGCGCGGTCCCAGGAGGACGAGCACTCCTGCTTCTCCGACAACACCACCGCCGACATCGTGGGCAACGCCCTGGGGATTCAGATGGTGTTTCTGGGCAACTTCGGCCAGGTGGCCGGCCCCGGGATCATGGACCTGATCGAGGCCCAGGACGCGGAGATTGCCGAGCAGCTGGCGGCGCAGATCGAGCGGAGCGTGAACCTGACGAAGGCGATCGAGGCGCCGTTTGATCAGCACCTGCTCGAGGGCGTGTCCGACGCGGACGACGGGCGGAAGGCCGTGCTCGACGCCATCGTCGCTCTGGAAGAGCAGACGGACACGATCGTCGGCGCGGCGCAGGCGCTCGGCATCACCATCAGCGTGAGCTAG
- a CDS encoding O-antigen ligase family protein: MTFGLADLPELRHADAPAIGANTFLHREADPAKVERELELLASAGIGLIRQEILWVEIEPHAKGVYIDNHGEDSWAKYDRIVDLAQGFGIEVLARLDRPPPWATPGFNPQENTSIQMPPADFTDFADFAAAVAARYRGKVKYFQIWNEPNLFGEWGGRPPDPAAYLDMLREVGAAVRAANPDAVIVLAGLAPTIETGPDNLSDLLFLERLYQLGARGAFDIASSMSYGLFTGPRDPRIDASRTNLPRAVLWREIMESHGDAGTPIWASEYGWMSLPPGWQGDQGIWGNHPAADQAAWTVDGIRRAREQWPWLPTIMIWAARWPHDTHPDDPTPFFGLLTRDLQPRDHMLALERAYADAPSAGIGLHQETHAAFTFDGPWPRVPSDWASLGFHRQTGQPDARLELRFEGDSVGLLTRRGPDMGQVRVRIDGHSALADALPRNAAGEAILNLYAPEVERLARIPIARGLSQGPHVLELTVMAERDPRSSGGLVIADGALVGNSRPLWPYAAVAATWALALAVLVWAAGGRAVRAAARIPRVELLDRRLPLGLHAGEVAAAALAVVFALLPDGTPASAWTLVRLVLAAALGALALARPRHIAIAAVAAIPFVGVIARTGIYDRPVGETLIVILVIAWVARALAQRRWPLQRSEDADGPEQAASSPSPTPFPLEGEGRREGFMLRLFRRPAPSPLAGEGGGEGFPLPSLPRRRESTVVYRWLASQSGWLWLALAVIAAGVAATLAADFPRVAWRDLRTVIVEPALLFLVLLSVMRDRADAQRLGVALVLGAVVSAVVALALIPAGAVVTDAGPPRLRGLFGSPNNLALILERALPLTVGLALAVAYRRRLRVTAWAAAAVLVAVLVLTFSRGAWIGALAGLAVALIPIWRRQGRGEGEPGPSLSGGSRNPVRVLRRMRTATPLLVAGLMAAGLLAAIVTTGGDNLARLLRPSDAATAARPLLWDSAWRMIADNPVLGVGPDNFLYHYPDYIRPEAWAEPNISHAHNIALDTWLTLGIPGLVVLVGVLAAYARTWRAALRRAGGSRALVYGLGGAMLATLVHGIVDSSLYLPELAATFWVIVAATVILAASPFVIPAKAGIQSGRF; encoded by the coding sequence GTGACCTTCGGTCTCGCCGATCTGCCCGAGCTGCGTCATGCGGACGCGCCCGCCATCGGCGCCAACACCTTCCTGCATCGCGAAGCGGACCCCGCCAAGGTCGAGCGCGAGCTGGAGCTCCTGGCCAGCGCGGGCATCGGCCTCATCCGCCAGGAGATTCTGTGGGTCGAAATCGAGCCTCACGCCAAGGGTGTCTACATCGACAACCACGGCGAAGATTCCTGGGCCAAATACGACCGCATCGTCGATCTGGCGCAGGGCTTCGGCATCGAGGTGCTCGCCCGACTCGACCGCCCCCCGCCGTGGGCCACGCCCGGCTTCAACCCGCAGGAAAACACGTCGATCCAGATGCCGCCCGCGGATTTCACCGACTTCGCCGACTTTGCCGCGGCGGTTGCCGCGCGCTACCGAGGCAAAGTCAAGTACTTCCAGATCTGGAACGAGCCCAACCTCTTCGGCGAGTGGGGCGGCCGGCCGCCGGACCCCGCCGCCTACCTCGACATGCTGCGCGAGGTCGGCGCCGCCGTGCGGGCCGCCAACCCCGACGCCGTCATCGTGCTGGCCGGGCTGGCGCCCACAATCGAAACCGGCCCCGACAACCTCAGCGACCTGCTGTTCCTGGAGCGGCTCTATCAGCTGGGCGCTAGGGGCGCGTTCGACATCGCCTCCAGCATGTCCTATGGGCTGTTCACCGGCCCGCGCGATCCCCGCATCGACGCGTCCCGGACGAACCTTCCTCGCGCCGTGCTCTGGCGCGAGATCATGGAATCCCACGGCGACGCCGGCACGCCGATCTGGGCTTCGGAGTATGGCTGGATGTCGCTGCCCCCCGGCTGGCAGGGCGACCAGGGTATTTGGGGCAATCACCCGGCAGCAGACCAGGCGGCCTGGACCGTGGACGGCATCCGGCGAGCACGTGAGCAATGGCCCTGGCTGCCCACCATCATGATCTGGGCCGCGCGCTGGCCGCACGACACCCACCCGGACGACCCCACGCCGTTCTTCGGGCTGCTCACAAGGGACTTGCAGCCGCGCGACCACATGCTGGCTCTGGAACGGGCCTACGCCGACGCCCCAAGCGCCGGCATCGGCCTGCACCAGGAAACCCACGCCGCCTTCACCTTCGACGGACCATGGCCGCGGGTGCCCAGCGACTGGGCGTCGCTCGGATTCCATCGCCAGACCGGGCAGCCCGACGCACGGCTGGAGCTGCGATTCGAGGGCGACTCGGTCGGCCTGCTCACTCGGCGCGGCCCCGACATGGGACAGGTGCGCGTGCGCATCGACGGCCACAGCGCCCTGGCCGACGCCCTGCCGCGCAACGCGGCCGGCGAGGCGATCCTGAATCTCTATGCCCCCGAGGTGGAGCGTCTGGCGCGCATTCCCATCGCGCGCGGGCTGTCCCAAGGCCCGCACGTGCTCGAATTGACGGTGATGGCCGAGCGCGACCCGCGATCGTCGGGGGGACTGGTGATCGCCGACGGCGCGCTGGTAGGCAACTCGCGGCCGCTCTGGCCCTACGCCGCCGTCGCCGCCACCTGGGCGCTGGCGCTGGCCGTGCTCGTCTGGGCCGCTGGCGGCCGCGCCGTTCGGGCTGCGGCGCGGATTCCGCGAGTCGAACTCCTGGACCGGCGTCTGCCGCTCGGACTGCACGCCGGCGAGGTGGCCGCCGCCGCCCTGGCCGTGGTGTTCGCCCTGCTGCCCGACGGCACGCCGGCGTCCGCCTGGACCCTGGTTCGGCTGGTGCTGGCGGCGGCGCTGGGCGCGCTGGCGCTGGCGCGCCCGCGTCACATAGCCATCGCGGCCGTCGCCGCCATCCCCTTCGTCGGCGTGATCGCGCGCACCGGCATCTACGACCGTCCGGTCGGCGAGACGCTCATCGTCATTCTGGTCATCGCCTGGGTGGCGCGCGCGCTGGCGCAGCGCCGCTGGCCGCTGCAACGCAGCGAAGACGCGGACGGACCAGAGCAAGCCGCGTCATCGCCGAGTCCGACTCCCTTTCCCCTTGAGGGAGAGGGCCGGCGGGAGGGGTTCATGCTCCGGCTATTCCGGCGTCCGGCCCCCTCTCCCCTTGCGGGAGAGGGCGGGGGTGAGGGGTTCCCCCTTCCGTCACTCCCGCGCAGGCGGGAATCCACCGTCGTTTACCGCTGGCTAGCGAGCCAGAGTGGGTGGCTCTGGCTCGCGCTCGCCGTCATCGCCGCCGGCGTCGCGGCCACGTTGGCGGCGGACTTCCCGCGGGTCGCCTGGCGCGACCTGCGCACCGTCATCGTCGAACCCGCGCTGCTGTTCCTGGTCCTGCTCAGCGTGATGCGCGACCGCGCCGACGCGCAGCGGCTCGGCGTGGCGCTGGTGCTCGGGGCGGTGGTGTCGGCAGTCGTGGCGCTGGCGCTGATCCCCGCAGGCGCCGTCGTCACCGATGCTGGACCGCCGCGGCTGCGCGGCTTGTTCGGTTCGCCCAACAACCTGGCGCTCATCCTGGAGCGGGCACTGCCCCTGACCGTTGGACTGGCACTCGCCGTCGCCTACCGCCGGCGCCTGCGCGTCACCGCTTGGGCCGCCGCGGCGGTGCTGGTGGCGGTGCTGGTGCTCACCTTCAGCCGCGGCGCCTGGATCGGCGCGCTGGCCGGACTCGCCGTGGCGCTGATACCCATCTGGCGGCGCCAGGGCAGAGGCGAGGGCGAACCAGGACCCAGTCTTTCCGGCGGAAGCCGGAATCCAGTCCGCGTCCTCCGTCGCATGCGTACCGCAACGCCTCTGCTCGTGGCGGGTCTCATGGCTGCCGGCCTGCTGGCCGCAATTGTCACCACCGGCGGCGACAACCTCGCCCGACTCCTGCGTCCCTCGGACGCCGCCACCGCCGCGCGCCCGCTGCTCTGGGACTCCGCCTGGCGCATGATCGCCGACAACCCCGTCCTCGGCGTCGGCCCGGACAACTTCCTCTACCACTACCCGGACTACATCCGGCCCGAAGCCTGGGCCGAGCCCAACATCTCGCACGCGCACAACATCGCCCTCGACACCTGGCTCACGCTGGGTATTCCCGGTCTCGTGGTCCTGGTCGGCGTGCTAGCCGCCTACGCCCGCACCTGGCGCGCCGCGCTGCGGCGCGCCGGCGGCAGCCGGGCGCTCGTCTACGGCCTCGGCGGCGCCATGCTGGCGACCCTCGTCCACGGCATCGTGGACAGCAGCCTCTATCTCCCCGAGCTCGCCGCTACCTTTTGGGTCATCGTCGCGGCCACCGTCATCCTGGCCGCATCCCCGTTCGTCATTCCGGCGAAGGCCGGAATCCAGTCCGGTCGATTCTAG
- a CDS encoding site-specific DNA-methyltransferase has translation MNRVYFGDNLPLLRDMPSGGIDLIYVDPPFNTGRAQSRTQLRTVRDPDGDRTGFQGKRYRTEQLATRAFDDAYDDYLGFLEPRMLEAHRVLAATGSLYLHLDYREVHYAKVLLDGIFGREGFLNEIIWAYDYGGRTKKKWPPKHDNILAYAKEPERYYFDTDEVERIPYMAPGLVGPEKAARGKLPTDTWWHTIVPTNGKERTGYPTQKPVGIARRIIQASCPPGGTVMDFFAGSGTVGEAAHALGRRFVLIDNNPEALAVMARRFADYADVEFVEFDDAPYRTGPRQASLLE, from the coding sequence ATGAACCGCGTGTACTTCGGCGACAACCTGCCGCTCCTGCGGGACATGCCGTCGGGCGGCATCGACCTGATCTACGTCGATCCGCCGTTCAATACGGGCCGCGCCCAGTCGCGCACGCAGCTGCGAACGGTGCGCGACCCCGACGGCGACCGAACGGGCTTCCAGGGCAAGCGCTACCGCACCGAGCAGCTCGCCACGCGGGCTTTCGACGACGCCTACGACGACTATCTCGGGTTTCTGGAGCCGCGGATGCTCGAGGCGCATCGCGTGCTGGCGGCAACCGGGTCGCTGTATCTGCATCTCGACTACCGCGAGGTGCACTACGCCAAGGTGCTGCTGGACGGGATCTTCGGGCGCGAGGGTTTTCTCAACGAGATCATCTGGGCCTACGACTACGGCGGCCGCACCAAGAAGAAATGGCCCCCGAAGCACGACAACATCCTGGCCTACGCCAAGGAGCCGGAGCGCTACTACTTCGACACGGACGAGGTGGAGCGGATTCCCTACATGGCGCCGGGTCTGGTCGGTCCGGAAAAGGCGGCGCGGGGCAAGCTGCCCACGGACACCTGGTGGCACACCATCGTGCCCACGAATGGCAAGGAGCGCACCGGCTACCCGACGCAGAAGCCGGTGGGCATCGCGCGGCGCATCATTCAGGCCTCATGCCCGCCCGGTGGCACGGTGATGGACTTCTTCGCCGGGAGCGGCACGGTGGGCGAGGCGGCCCACGCGCTGGGGCGACGGTTCGTGCTGATCGACAACAATCCGGAGGCGCTGGCCGTGATGGCGCGACGCTTCGCGGACTACGCCGATGTCGAGTTCGTGGAGTTCGACGATGCGCCCTATCGCACCGGGCCGCGGCAGGCATCTCTCTTGGAGTAA